GAGAAGAGCGCGAAAAGATACGCGTGCGGGTCCCGGAGAAATGGCGGACTTTTCATCTTCCAGTTTCCGCATAAGCGCGGCGGTAAAATCTTCCGAGACGCGCGCGGGAGGCGCGGAAGCGACGGCGCTCCTTACCCGCTCGAACGTTTCCAGTTCGCGCCGGCACCGGGCGCAGGAGGAAAGATGGGCCTGGATTTCCGCGCGTTTCGCCGCCGGCAATTCACCGCAAAGATAATCCATGATATTTTCGGCATCTATGCATTTCATGTGTTGACCTCGCTCTCCGCGTCTAAAACCGGCTTGATTTTTCCGGCGAGTGCCGCCATGGCATTATGCAGCCGGGACCGTACGGTGCCCACAGGGATATCCAGCGCGCGGGCTATTTCCTCGTATGAAAGCCGCTCCCAGCAACTGAGGAACAGCACCGTGCGGTATATGGGGGGCAGCGCTTCCACGGCCGCGCGTATGGCGGCCTTTGTCTCTTTCGCTTCAAGGGAAAATTCGAGACCGGGCGCTGAGTCAGCCGCGTCAAATGGAATTTCGCTTTTTATGTCTGAAAACAGGTTCATTTCCCGCCCCCGCGAGCGCAGTCTGTGGCGGCAGACGTTCCGCGTAACAGCATAGGCCCAGGTGCTGAAAGAGGATTCTCTTTTGAACAATCTTAACGACCTGTATATCTGGATAAAGACTTCCTGCGCAATATCCTCCGCTTCTCTGTCGGGCCCCAGGACGCAAATGATAAATTGATATATCCTGTCCTTATACAGATCCACCAGTTCCGCGAAGGCTGACTGCGAACCGTTCATGAAGCGGTCTATAAGCTCGTTCTCGAGTGCCTGATCGTTCTTATCCTGGTTTGGCATATTTTAAGCGGCAACAATAATTATATGGTTATTGGTCAAGGCGCACAAGTTGGCCATTTGGGTCCACCACATCAGCCCGCGCAATTCCAAACGCGCGAAACGCCGGAACTGTTCTAAGCTGCAACCGGGCCTCGCCGGCGCCGGCGGACTTTTTTGCCGGGTTTTTCGCGCCGGCCCTGAATTTCACAGGCCGGCTGCGTTCTTTAGCGGCTACAGCCTTCGCAAATACGAAATATTTTATCCCGCTACCCACCTTTTTTCTGCGGATTATAAGCTGGCGGCCTTCGATTGTCAGAATGCAGTCCTTGCCTTTTTCATTAATTTCCGCTTCCGGAAATTTGTCCAGGACATAACGGCAGACCTGATAGACCACGCAGACCATATCGCTGGTGTTATAACAGGGTTCAGCCCGGACGCCCGGAACCGCCAGGGAACAAATTATCAGCGCCAAAACCGGATAAGACCTGTTTTTAAGCATAAAAACCGGCTCCTTCCAAAGCTTTTCATAATATTAGTGCCGCGAACCCGGAAAAAGTTCACGCCGCGTTAGAAGGTAATGCCAGAAATAGTCTAGAGGAAAGATAAGAGGGAGGCGAGGCTATCCCATGTCTATAAATTTAATTCTGAGTATGGCGCATTGACTGTCTTTGCGGGCTGTCCTCTTTTGAATTGCGGCGTGAATTTGCCGCATCGCGTTCGGACAATGCAGCCATTGAACTGGCGGGATGGTTTAAAACTTCCGTAAGATAGACCAGCAGCAGTTCCCGCAAACGCGAGCGCGAGATGGCATAGGTCTGGTGAGTCCGCCCGTAAAGCCAGTCGCTCAAAGCGAGAAAATCATAAAAGGGCGAGGCCCCGCCGCAGAGAAGCTTCGCGGTTTCGCGGAAAACGCCGCTGTTAACTATCAGATCCCAATACCGGGCAAAACGGCGCAGCCGCTGTATGGTGAAAAAATCCAGAAGCTTGTTTTCCCGCAGTTCGTAGGGCGGATAAGGGCTGTAAACCATGCCCCATTCTCCGTCGTGCCTGGCTATTGGCGCGCCGCGCAGCCGTTTAAGCAACCCTACCTGTATTTCGTGGGGGCCCAGAGCCGCAAGCCGGTCAAATCCTGCCGCGAATCCCTCCATATCCTCGCCGGGCAGGCCTATTATAAGGTCGGCGTGGAGATACGCGTTAGTTTCGCGGCGCAGGCGGAGGATATTTTTTTCGGCGGCGGCGTTATCCTGCCGACGATTAATGCGCGCGGCCACAGCCTCGTTGAAAGTTTGAATGCCGACCTCAAATTGCAGCGCTCCCTCCGGGAATTTTTTCACAAGGTCGTAAAGTTCCTCGGAAAAGCGGTCCGGAACTATTTCAAAATGCAGGAACAGCCCGGGCCGCAGGCGTTCAAAGAAGAATTTAAGGATGGCGCTTGCTGTGCTGAGGTCTAAATTAAAAGTGCGGTCTACGAACTTGAATCGGCGCGCTCCGCGTTCCAGCAGCTTATCCCACTCCTCAAACAGCCGCTCAAGCGGGAAACCGCGCACCTGAGTGTCCAGCGAGGATAAACAGAAATCGCAGGCGAACGGACAGCCCCGGGATGCTTCAACGTAGATCACGCGATTGGCGATATCTTCGTCAGTATACAGCGCATAAGGCAGCTCCAGCAGATTTAAATCGGGCGCCGGGGCCGCGATTATTTTCTCCGCGGGCGCATTCCCTGAAAGCAGTTGTCGGGCCAGTCGGGCGAAAGCCAGCTCCCCTTCGCCCGTGATAACAAAATCAGCGTCACTGCATATCCGCTGCTCCGACGTTTCATAACTGACCTCTGGGCCGCCGAGGATGACGATCACTTCCGGGCGCAGCCGCTTAAGCTCCGCTGCGAGCATCCCGCATTCCCGCGCATTCCACACATACACGCCGATGCCTACGATACGCGGCTTTAAGGAAAGGATGGCCTCAACTATCTCCGGCGTCCGCAGTCCGGCTTCAAATTCAAGTATCTTCGCCCTGGCCTCAAGCTCGCCCAGGTTGGCCATAAGATAGCGCAAAGCGAATGAGCAGTGTGCATAGCGCGCATTCAACGTGGTAAGGACAATATCAGTAGGGGCCATATAAAATACGGTGTCAGGCTACTGAAGTGAAAAGTAGCTTTACACCTTTTTCACCTTTTTTGCGAGCGTGGGCCGGCTTTTTCGCAGGCGGTTAGGGTTCGTTAAAGAATAATAGCCACATTTGGAGGCCCATATTTGAGCCGGATGCAAGGCGCGACGAGGGAGCATAGCGGTGCCTATGTGACTGAGGAGCAACGCGGCAGCCGGTTCAAAGATGGGCCTCCCCCCTGGGGGGCCGGCCGCTTTTGGGCTGCGCCTTTGCGGCGTTCCGCTAACGTACATGTAGTACGCGTCGCTTCACGTCGCTTCGGCTCGCTCCAAAATCGACTCAGCCAAATGTGGCTATTATTCTTTAACGAGCCCTTATTTCCCGCCTGATATCCTCAACCATGAAGCTATTCCTGACGGAAGGATCCAGCCTCAGAGCCTCCGCGTAGTGATGCAGGCTCTTTTCCAGCTCTTTGCCGGCGCGATACAGCTCGCCCAGCCGCTCGTGAGCGGCGGCGTTACCCGGGTCGCTCTTGATCATTGAAAGGCAGCGCTCAATTTCATCCTTTCTTTCTTTCTCGCGCTGTTTTAAAACGGAATCCGCTTCCGATTTTACCAGCCAGTACCACACCAGCATCACCAGCGCGACAGCGGCCGGCAGCAGGAAGCCTTTGTTGCCGAACCGGCCCGCCAAGTGGGCCGTCATCAAAAAAAGGAAAATTGAGGCGATGAAAGCGCCTCCGCACCAGATAATATCAGCGCTCGTATCCGCGTAACCGAAGGCCCGCTTTTTAGCGTTGAGAATGGCCTGCATCCCCAGCACCATAGCGGCGGAAATTGAAAACATGATAAGCAGCTGTTGTGTTTTTTCCATCTGCCACATAAGAAAAATCACGGCCAGCGCCGAGAAAATAAATACCGCCAGCAGGATGCGGCTCCATTTTAAATCATTCATCATAATAAATTAGAGGTTCGTGGCTCGATGCTAGTGATTCGCGGTGAAAAGCCGATGAGTATTTGATCCGCAGGAAACATAAAACCGGTTATAGTTAGTTCCCCTCGCGCTTGAAACCTGCAAATGCTCCTAAAATTTGCAGAAAGTAAGCCACTGCTATGATACCAAAACTGAGGGCGTTTTTATGAATTTTGAAAAGCCCCCCCACGTCCACCTGAGGTGGACGAGTGAGGAGATGGGAAATTGTTTTTTTTAGTCGTCAGCCGGGAGTGGGTCTATAGCTTCGTATAAATCAATCCGCGGGTTCCGCACTTTTTCCTAAGTGCGCCAAAGTGCAGGGTGGACCTAACTGGCAGTCTTCATCCGGCAGGCCACAGGAATATTTATAAGTTTTTCTTAATACTTAAAAGAACATCAGCGGCTTTCTCGGTCTTTTTAATACCCTCATATAGCAGACCAAAGATTATAAAAAAGGAAAAGAACGTCAGTTGAATCAGAGGCCACATAATAACAAGACGCATCTCACCGGGACTTGAAACCGAAACCATAGTAGGGGGCAAATCTAACAAAATTAAATGACACCACCCAATAATAAGCACCATATAGCCTGCAGCTAATGTTGTGACTATATTACGCCACGAATTAATAGATTCTTTAGCTCTTTCTATTTTAGCATTGTCTAGAATGTTGGTGTCAGATACATAATCACTGTTTATCGGGGCATAATGAATCCAGTAAGTAATGGCACTTGCAATGAAGTAAAATACGAGCCCTGCCTGCATATTTCCATGCGGAAACTCGGGGAGAAAATTAAACAATGAAATTCCACTAACTACTATAAGCCCTGTTTCCGCAACCACAATTTTCCGCCGCCAAGATTTACCCCAAACACTTCCACAATACATTGCTGCAAAAATGATAGGAGCGATGATTAAAATCCAATACCCCAATGGATATTTCCTCGTACCGTACGCTATATGTTTTATTCTTGCATCCATGTATGTGGTTGTCCACGCCGTTAATCCCATGCCAAATGACACAAAACTTGCTATTTTAAGTTCGACCTCAGTGCCTTTTACTTTTATTTTCATTTTAGACGCGAAACTTGCCATTTTAAGTTTTCAGTAGTTCCGACCTTGATTTTATCAAGGCCGGTGGCGTTAAAAAATCAGTCGACATATCCACTCCACCATCGTTACGCCGAAATAGCACGCTAAAATCCACCAGCCATTGCCGATAGCCCAACTGGCAAAAAAAATACCCCAGTCGCGCTGATTTAAACCGCTGTACGACCGGTCTCGCAAATAAATCAGCGTGATGAAAGGATCGTACCAAAGAGACAACACAATACATGCTAATAAATCACCCCGGCAAAGCGTCCATGCCAGCATGCGGCGGAATCGGCTCGGCCCGGTGTAGATTTTCAGCGACTTAAGCGTCTCGATTCCCAGCCAGTCATGCTGCGACCAGTCATAAAACCAGATCATAACAAGGCACGTCAGCAGCGAAAGCAACGACATCACCGCGCCGCCTCTGAACAGGCCAAGTTTGTAGATCACCAATGGGTAGAGTAGATAGTCAAACAAGTAACAAATTACCCAGTTACCAAGCAATCCTGTTGCCAGCTCAACCAACCTACCCCATCTTAGCGTAATCGTCATAGTTTTATAGTTCAAACGCAATCTACTGGAATCTCCATTACTGAGCCGAACCCCCCACTTGCTTAACCGAGTAGAACTTTTCTTGGAGGGCCCTTTGGGGAAAACTTATGTGTTAATTATTCCCCTACAGTTTCCAGCTCCGCATTTACACTTAAAAGAAAAAATGTGTTTTTCCATAAGAGCTTCCACATCGATAGACAACTCTTCCCCAACACCTATTTTTCTCTTAGCGACATAATTATTGGTGTCACGCTCATGCGACAAGCAAGGGTTGCAGCTATGATTCCCAAAATAACCAATATTTATTTTATTTATATTTTGAGGTGCATGCACACCGCTGTCATCTTTATAACAAAAATATATCAATTGCCTTTTGGTTGCTGAATCTAAGGTTTCAAATTCCTCCCAGGTTATGAGGCGGCTTTCATCCCAGTTTGAACCTTCCACGACCACGTCTCCCTTATTAAAAACCACAAGGGAAAATAGACCGACTTCTCCATTAATCAACTTAGATGGTCGCAGCTCATATTTTGCTTTTGGATAAACTTTTTTTATCATATTTCGGCGTTTCACTATAACGCTGTTTTATAACACTGCGCAATCGTTATACTGCGAACAAGTTTTCGACCAGTTTTCTTTTTTACATATTCCACTTTTCAGGCTCGCGTTTCCAATGAGCAACACCCCGGCAATGCTTCGTTCCACATTGGCATACGAAACGGAATTGCGGATCGCCGCTGCAGGTTGTGTAATCGAAGCACAATTCTTCACCTACGCAAACGGGACGCAGTGTTCGCAGGTTGCCATAGTCATCATATCCCACATTGGGATTGCAACAATGATTGCAATACCATAACGGGTGAATAAAATTCAGATCTTCTGGAGCATAATAGCCCTCCGCCGCGCCTGGACAGAACTTGAGGATTGCCTTCTTTGTGGGTCCGTCCAAAGTCTTAAACTCCATCTTTGAGATAAACCGATTCTCATCAAAGCGTCGTGCGGCGGCTAGTATTTCGCCCTTTTTGAGCCGGCGAACAGCAAAGAGACCAATCTCGCTCGGCAACATGTGTGATTGACGCAACTCGACCAATAGGCGTGGATATTTGTTTCGGACATTCATAATATCATGATACTTTCTCGCTGATTAGGTTTAGTTATGGCCGAGCATCTTTTTGCATGACCGAGAATTTCCGAAGAAAGCCGCTCGGCACACACTTTTTTTTAAAGTAACGTAGGCCGGGAACACCGAGGTCCTCCTGATAGTTGAGATGTGTGCAGCCCAACTTTGAGCAGGACTGTGCCAAATGATGTAAAAGGCGGCTTGGGACGCTGCTAAATTTAGGGTTTGAGACCGCGAAATGGGGAAGCAACCAGCTTTTATTTAGCCGCTCGCACAGTATAAATCCCACCAGCGAATCTCCGATTACAGCTCCGACACATAATAGATTGAAGTGCCGGACATAACGAATACATGTTTTGAGTGCATGGCAGTAATTTTGCACCATACCCGTGGTGCTCTTGTTTGATTGCCAAGCGGTAATGGTTGACTGAAGTTGTGCATGTATGGTTACGTCGCATAAATCTAGCGTAACGAAGCTGTAATGAGGATGCTGTCGATTAAATCGACATACATCCCTTCGAAGCTCCCGGAGAGCCGAGCCTTCCAACTGTGCAAGCGAATCTATACGATAGATATAATCGAAGCCGTCCCGATCTTCTTCAATGTGTAAGCCCTCGCTTTTGCGCGCGATCACCTTTGCGGTTATCTCCGGCACCCGCCAGAGTGTCGGCGAATAACCCATCTCCAAGGCATAACCGATCAACGTTTCGGCGGTGGCGGCAGCCTGTTCGACACCCAGGAAGGTGAGGAACGTCCCGGGGCCAAAGGGGTCGCAGAAGCGAAGCACAAGATTACCGTTGTACCAGCACCAGTGGGTGCAATTGTTGATGTTGTAAAAAGTCAGCGTGGAGAAGCAAAAATCAGAATATGGCTCAAAGCGTTGTGTAAACGCCTCGATCGCAGGCTGATCGGACATTTCCAGCGGCTTAAAGTTGGGAAAGATTGGCCCACGGGAAGTGGTTGGTTGATCCGAAAGAGATATTGATTGCTGATCATGCATGGGATTTGGCCGAGAGAGTGCTAACCCAATTCAATCAAAAACAAGGGTATAAGTCAATGCTAAAAGGTTTAATAATATTAAACCTTTTAGACTCTGGAAAGTGAGGCTATTTCAATATAAAAATATACTGGTATCATGAAAAATGACATTTATATAATGTTGGGGGCCGCCGTCAGGGGATACCGACATAAGTTCGGTTGGTCGCAGGAGGAATTCGGGGAGCGTTCCGGCCTGCACCCCAGCTATATAGGGCAGATAGAACGAGGAACAAAGAAAATCAGCCTGGCGACGCTGCAAAAGCTGTCGACCGCACTGAAAGTGAGGATTTCAGACCTTCTTCAGGAAAAAGCCGCACAATATAAACCATCAACCTGGGAAAAGAAAATCATCGGCATTATAAGGGGCAGGCCGGTTGACCAGCAGAAGCACGCCTACCGAATAATCAAAGAAACCCTGCGTCCATACTCCAAAAAAATGAAGCCGTAAAGCCAAGGAGCCTCCGCAGCCTCGAAAAAGGTGTAATCACTTTTTTACCGTGAGGAAAAGATATCAGCTACTTGATAACGGCCCGCTTTTTATAGGCAAATCTCCTATGCCACCCCAAAAAGGCTGTTGCCTTTTTGAGAAAATGTCCCCTCGTCCGTCGGAAACTCAGCCCATCGTTCAAGTTAAACATCTATGAGAATATTTATTTGCCACCGGGCGGGCCCCGCACTTTTTCCAAAGAGGGCCAAAGTGCGGGGCGGGTAAATATAGATTTACCGTCATTAAGGGCGGGGAGATGTTATTTAAAAAGGGAGCCGGCGGATTTTCTGCGCGCTCCTTTTAGGGTTTCAAGACCAGGGTCT
This is a stretch of genomic DNA from Elusimicrobiota bacterium. It encodes these proteins:
- a CDS encoding zf-HC2 domain-containing protein, giving the protein MKCIDAENIMDYLCGELPAAKRAEIQAHLSSCARCRRELETFERVRSAVASAPPARVSEDFTAALMRKLEDEKSAISPGPARVSFRALLRPAYGFSLAVLTVCLIIGAVFLKGKAGLPRPAAQAIFLSDGPAAANRGFYRTADIPLETGVDDRGGEPGRINTDDCKTADCGIL
- a CDS encoding sigma-70 family RNA polymerase sigma factor translates to MPNQDKNDQALENELIDRFMNGSQSAFAELVDLYKDRIYQFIICVLGPDREAEDIAQEVFIQIYRSLRLFKRESSFSTWAYAVTRNVCRHRLRSRGREMNLFSDIKSEIPFDAADSAPGLEFSLEAKETKAAIRAAVEALPPIYRTVLFLSCWERLSYEEIARALDIPVGTVRSRLHNAMAALAGKIKPVLDAESEVNT
- a CDS encoding radical SAM protein, with translation MAPTDIVLTTLNARYAHCSFALRYLMANLGELEARAKILEFEAGLRTPEIVEAILSLKPRIVGIGVYVWNARECGMLAAELKRLRPEVIVILGGPEVSYETSEQRICSDADFVITGEGELAFARLARQLLSGNAPAEKIIAAPAPDLNLLELPYALYTDEDIANRVIYVEASRGCPFACDFCLSSLDTQVRGFPLERLFEEWDKLLERGARRFKFVDRTFNLDLSTASAILKFFFERLRPGLFLHFEIVPDRFSEELYDLVKKFPEGALQFEVGIQTFNEAVAARINRRQDNAAAEKNILRLRRETNAYLHADLIIGLPGEDMEGFAAGFDRLAALGPHEIQVGLLKRLRGAPIARHDGEWGMVYSPYPPYELRENKLLDFFTIQRLRRFARYWDLIVNSGVFRETAKLLCGGASPFYDFLALSDWLYGRTHQTYAISRSRLRELLLVYLTEVLNHPASSMAALSERDAANSRRNSKEDSPQRQSMRHTQN
- a CDS encoding tetratricopeptide repeat protein, whose protein sequence is MMNDLKWSRILLAVFIFSALAVIFLMWQMEKTQQLLIMFSISAAMVLGMQAILNAKKRAFGYADTSADIIWCGGAFIASIFLFLMTAHLAGRFGNKGFLLPAAVALVMLVWYWLVKSEADSVLKQREKERKDEIERCLSMIKSDPGNAAAHERLGELYRAGKELEKSLHHYAEALRLDPSVRNSFMVEDIRREIRAR
- a CDS encoding phosphatidylglycerol lysyltransferase domain-containing protein yields the protein MHDQQSISLSDQPTTSRGPIFPNFKPLEMSDQPAIEAFTQRFEPYSDFCFSTLTFYNINNCTHWCWYNGNLVLRFCDPFGPGTFLTFLGVEQAAATAETLIGYALEMGYSPTLWRVPEITAKVIARKSEGLHIEEDRDGFDYIYRIDSLAQLEGSALRELRRDVCRFNRQHPHYSFVTLDLCDVTIHAQLQSTITAWQSNKSTTGMVQNYCHALKTCIRYVRHFNLLCVGAVIGDSLVGFILCERLNKSWLLPHFAVSNPKFSSVPSRLLHHLAQSCSKLGCTHLNYQEDLGVPGLRYFKKKCVPSGFLRKFSVMQKDARP
- a CDS encoding helix-turn-helix transcriptional regulator — its product is MKNDIYIMLGAAVRGYRHKFGWSQEEFGERSGLHPSYIGQIERGTKKISLATLQKLSTALKVRISDLLQEKAAQYKPSTWEKKIIGIIRGRPVDQQKHAYRIIKETLRPYSKKMKP